One segment of Neobacillus endophyticus DNA contains the following:
- a CDS encoding peptide chain release factor 3, with product MGKKFTEEVLSRRTFAIISHPDAGKTTLTEKLLLFGGAIRDAGTVKAKKTGKFATSDWMEIEKQRGISVTSSVMQFDYNGYRVNILDTPGHQDFSEDTYRTLMAVDSAVMIVDSAKGIEDQTIKLFKVCRMRGIPIFTFINKLDRQGKSPLELLAELEEVLGIESYPMNWPIGMGKEFLGIYDRYYNRVEQFRTDEANRFIPLNDEGEIAGDHPLKESGLYEQTLEEIMLLNEAGNDFSPERVADGTLTPVFFGSALTNFGVQTFLETYLQFAPPPKARNSSAGEIDPLSEQFSGFVFKIQANMNPAHRDRIAFIRICSGKFERGMTVNIPRLEKQLKLSQSTSFMAEERNTVDEAVSGDIIGLYDTGTYQIGDTLTTGKDQFQYERLPQFTPELFVRVSAKNVMKQKSFHKGIQQLVQEGAIQLFKTVKMEEYLLGAVGQLQFEVFEHRMKNEYNAEVLMERLGSKLARWVESDEVDENLSSSRSMIVKDRFDQYVFLFENDFALRWFQDKNPNVKLYNPMDQHE from the coding sequence ATGGGTAAAAAATTTACAGAAGAAGTTTTATCGCGCCGGACCTTTGCAATCATATCCCACCCGGATGCAGGTAAAACAACACTGACAGAGAAATTATTGTTATTTGGCGGTGCCATTCGTGATGCAGGTACTGTAAAAGCAAAGAAAACGGGAAAATTTGCTACAAGTGACTGGATGGAAATTGAGAAGCAGCGCGGGATTTCTGTTACTTCCAGTGTCATGCAATTTGACTATAACGGATATCGAGTAAATATTCTGGATACCCCTGGGCACCAGGATTTCAGTGAAGACACCTATCGGACTCTAATGGCCGTTGATAGTGCTGTGATGATTGTGGATTCGGCAAAAGGGATAGAGGATCAGACTATAAAGCTGTTTAAAGTGTGCCGTATGCGCGGAATTCCAATTTTTACTTTTATCAACAAGCTCGACCGCCAGGGAAAATCCCCACTAGAGTTGCTCGCAGAATTGGAAGAGGTTTTAGGAATCGAATCTTACCCAATGAACTGGCCGATTGGAATGGGGAAAGAATTCCTTGGAATTTATGACAGATATTATAATCGGGTTGAACAATTTCGTACAGACGAAGCTAACCGGTTTATTCCGCTAAACGACGAAGGTGAAATTGCCGGGGATCACCCACTAAAAGAATCGGGGCTTTATGAGCAAACATTGGAAGAAATAATGCTCCTTAATGAAGCAGGAAACGACTTTTCCCCTGAAAGGGTAGCAGACGGAACCTTGACACCCGTATTCTTCGGAAGTGCATTAACAAACTTTGGTGTTCAAACATTTTTGGAGACGTATTTGCAATTTGCTCCGCCTCCAAAGGCCCGCAATTCTTCTGCAGGAGAAATTGATCCACTGTCTGAACAATTCTCCGGGTTTGTTTTTAAGATTCAAGCTAATATGAATCCCGCTCACAGGGACAGGATTGCATTCATTCGTATTTGTTCAGGTAAATTTGAACGGGGAATGACGGTCAATATACCTCGCTTAGAAAAACAATTAAAGCTGTCACAATCAACTTCCTTTATGGCAGAGGAGCGGAATACGGTTGATGAAGCCGTAAGCGGCGATATAATTGGCCTTTATGATACCGGAACCTATCAAATAGGAGATACACTTACAACCGGAAAGGATCAATTCCAGTACGAAAGATTGCCGCAGTTCACTCCTGAGCTGTTTGTAAGAGTGTCAGCCAAAAATGTCATGAAACAAAAGTCATTCCATAAAGGTATTCAGCAGCTTGTACAAGAAGGTGCCATTCAGCTCTTTAAAACAGTGAAAATGGAAGAATACTTGTTAGGTGCAGTAGGACAGCTTCAGTTTGAAGTATTCGAGCATCGGATGAAAAATGAATATAATGCTGAAGTTTTAATGGAACGATTAGGCTCTAAACTTGCCAGATGGGTTGAAAGTGATGAGGTGGACGAGAACCTTTCCAGTTCGCGCAGCATGATTGTAAAAGATCGTTTTGACCAATATGTATTTTTATTTGAAAATGACTTTGCCCTTAGATGGTTTCAAGATAAGAATCCTAACGTTAAGTTATATAATCCAATGGATCAGCATGAATAG
- the sigI gene encoding RNA polymerase sigma factor SigI, which produces MLGLLFLTKKNKRTLEEKVALVQEGDKALLNEIIDDYKPFIAKTVSSVCKRYIYETDDEFSIGLIAFNEAIEKYSKERGSSLLSFSEVIIKRRVIDYIRKQTRNQHISMDLGLTSPEEESPGTVIVNELSVDEYNKKNDEQLRKDEILQFQALLAKFDLSFNDLVENAPKHSDARKNAIYAAKMLSENKELIDNMFEKKRLPIKELEKMVNVSRKTIERNRKYIIAIALILTSDYIYLKEYLKGVLE; this is translated from the coding sequence ATGTTAGGTTTATTGTTTTTAACAAAGAAAAACAAACGAACTTTAGAAGAAAAAGTTGCCTTAGTTCAAGAAGGTGACAAGGCCCTCCTAAATGAAATTATTGATGACTATAAGCCATTTATTGCAAAGACGGTTTCGTCAGTTTGCAAAAGATATATATATGAAACTGACGATGAATTTAGTATCGGTCTGATTGCTTTTAATGAAGCGATTGAAAAATATTCCAAAGAACGTGGAAGTTCTCTTTTGAGTTTTTCGGAAGTGATCATTAAACGTCGAGTCATTGATTATATCCGCAAACAAACAAGAAATCAGCATATTAGCATGGACTTGGGTCTTACTTCCCCAGAGGAAGAATCACCTGGTACAGTGATTGTAAATGAGCTTTCAGTTGATGAATATAATAAAAAAAATGATGAACAGTTAAGAAAAGATGAAATCCTTCAATTTCAAGCATTGCTTGCCAAGTTTGATTTAAGCTTTAATGACTTGGTGGAAAATGCTCCGAAGCATTCGGATGCCAGGAAAAACGCCATATATGCGGCCAAAATGCTATCAGAGAATAAAGAATTGATCGACAACATGTTTGAAAAAAAACGGCTGCCGATAAAAGAGCTCGAAAAAATGGTCAATGTCAGCAGAAAAACGATAGAGAGAAACAGGAAATACATTATAGCAATAGCACTAATTCTGACAAGTGATTACATTTATTTAAAGGAATATTTAAAGGGGGTGCTTGAATGA
- a CDS encoding anti-sigma factor domain-containing protein — translation MKKGIIMQIDDAFLTLLTPEGEFLRARKQEQPYVIGEEIYFFPVENQRSSRLFQSVRSYLTRPALITAIAMLVFGASIIPMYQNNKAYAYMSIGVNPSIELGINKKMQVINLTAYNNEGKKIISQLKNWKDQDVSNLAESILTKMKNDGYLKNNHQIIISTVRTDQNDSQADQKLQDNIKQIKTSVNAQNLQLTLYKGTEKDLQEAHKMGITTGQYQSTNHQNAEVKEEKQVENPSVNDTPSQKANTVPPGQIKKQMENSPTNKQQSDRVKNMIEHPALPSPNMHAPGQLKKNDIINQIDPFDEESSDHKQTKKPLKQPEKFMENDDKENQKELKHIDHQNNHKSK, via the coding sequence ATGAAAAAAGGAATTATCATGCAAATAGATGATGCATTTCTAACACTATTAACCCCTGAGGGAGAATTTTTGCGGGCAAGAAAACAAGAACAGCCTTATGTGATAGGGGAGGAAATTTATTTTTTTCCTGTGGAGAATCAAAGATCCTCCCGTCTGTTTCAATCCGTAAGATCTTATCTGACAAGACCTGCTTTAATCACTGCGATTGCTATGCTTGTTTTCGGAGCATCGATTATTCCGATGTATCAAAACAACAAAGCTTATGCCTATATGTCCATTGGTGTAAATCCAAGTATTGAACTTGGAATTAATAAAAAAATGCAAGTCATTAATCTAACTGCCTATAATAATGAAGGAAAAAAAATAATCTCCCAATTGAAGAATTGGAAAGATCAAGATGTATCAAATTTAGCGGAATCTATATTAACAAAAATGAAAAATGATGGATATTTAAAAAATAATCATCAGATCATTATTTCTACTGTCCGAACTGATCAAAACGATAGCCAAGCTGATCAAAAACTGCAGGATAATATAAAGCAAATAAAAACTTCTGTAAATGCACAAAATTTACAGTTAACGCTATACAAGGGCACTGAGAAAGATTTGCAAGAAGCACATAAAATGGGAATAACAACAGGTCAATACCAATCGACGAATCATCAAAATGCCGAAGTGAAAGAGGAAAAGCAGGTTGAAAATCCAAGTGTAAATGATACTCCTTCACAAAAAGCTAATACGGTTCCTCCTGGACAGATTAAAAAGCAAATGGAAAACAGTCCTACAAACAAGCAGCAATCTGATAGAGTGAAAAATATGATCGAGCATCCAGCCCTTCCTAGTCCAAACATGCATGCACCGGGTCAGTTGAAAAAAAACGATATAATTAATCAAATAGATCCATTCGATGAAGAATCAAGTGACCACAAACAAACGAAAAAGCCACTAAAGCAGCCAGAAAAATTTATGGAAAATGACGATAAGGAAAACCAGAAAGAACTTAAGCATATCGATCATCAAAACAATCATAAGAGTAAATAA
- a CDS encoding alpha/beta-type small acid-soluble spore protein has product MANSRNKLLVPGIEQYLDQVKYEIAQEFGVQLGSDTVSRANGSVGGEITKRLVQQAQAQLSGKSE; this is encoded by the coding sequence ATGGCTAATAGCAGAAATAAATTATTAGTGCCTGGCATTGAACAATATTTGGATCAGGTAAAATATGAGATCGCTCAAGAGTTTGGTGTTCAATTAGGCTCCGACACAGTGTCAAGAGCAAACGGCTCAGTTGGCGGCGAAATAACAAAAAGACTTGTACAACAAGCTCAAGCACAATTATCAGGAAAATCCGAATAA
- a CDS encoding DUF3905 domain-containing protein, giving the protein MRNEKKETTEKAESIQETMPHQINAPSFQGTGIKMEDPFVNKYGVTIGDSKYSSANSPLENWSKDTDPAIMSGDEWVHPTNDIGWNTSENREILENKRKPQASPFMHPTKDVSVGTD; this is encoded by the coding sequence ATGAGAAACGAGAAAAAAGAAACGACAGAAAAAGCGGAAAGCATTCAAGAAACCATGCCGCATCAAATTAATGCGCCAAGCTTTCAGGGAACCGGCATTAAAATGGAAGACCCGTTTGTCAATAAGTATGGTGTTACAATAGGTGACAGCAAATATTCCTCTGCTAATTCACCTTTAGAAAACTGGTCAAAGGATACAGACCCAGCGATCATGTCAGGTGATGAATGGGTTCATCCAACAAATGATATCGGCTGGAATACCTCTGAAAACCGGGAGATTCTTGAAAATAAACGAAAGCCCCAGGCCTCCCCATTTATGCATCCAACAAAAGACGTGAGTGTTGGAACCGATTAA
- a CDS encoding B12-binding domain-containing radical SAM protein, whose protein sequence is MKVICATLNAKYIHTNLAIRYLKAFAFPEFDIQLKEYTIKDPVMNIVSDLYQQKPTVIGFSCYIWNIEETLKVISMLKKIDPSLLIVLGGPEVSYDTLEWMKNYQDIDFIVMGEGELTFKKLLSEISTDKHYENVPGIAFRSNDQVIVTPQRNKLDLKELPSPYRFSEDIPHLSKRVTYIETSRGCPFSCQFCLSSIEVGVRYFDREKIKDDIRWLMANGAKTIKFVDRTFNISRSYAMEMFRFLIDEHLPGTVFQFEITADIMRPEVIEFLNQEAPEGLFRFEIGVQSTNDFTNELVRRKQNFSKLMRTVTMVKEGGKIDQHLDLIAGLPEEDYSSFRQTFNDVFDMRPEELQLGFLKMLRGTGVRLRADEHQYVYMDHSPYEILSNNVLSFDDVIRIKQVEDVLEKYWNDHRMDYTVEYLVSKVFETPFEFFQEFGSYWDEQGWSRIGHQLEDLFRRLDAFLKQKTVEHHDIITGLMKYDYLKNHKFKPRKPWWAQSTDKGIRTKMYKQIIESPKLLGKDFLELNLGEMELYKHTVLEELSFDLQKYLQFGEIQRGSAFLLTYFDPTNNKAMLFPFFEK, encoded by the coding sequence ATGAAAGTAATATGCGCTACGTTGAATGCAAAGTATATTCATACAAACCTTGCCATTCGTTATTTAAAAGCCTTTGCTTTTCCAGAATTCGATATCCAATTGAAAGAGTATACGATAAAAGATCCGGTTATGAATATTGTCTCTGATCTATATCAGCAGAAACCAACAGTAATTGGATTCAGCTGCTATATATGGAATATTGAAGAAACCCTAAAGGTCATCAGTATGCTTAAGAAAATTGATCCTAGTCTGTTAATTGTTCTTGGAGGCCCAGAAGTAAGCTACGATACACTTGAGTGGATGAAGAATTATCAAGACATTGATTTTATCGTAATGGGAGAAGGGGAGCTGACATTTAAAAAGCTGCTTTCCGAAATCTCGACAGACAAGCATTATGAAAATGTTCCTGGTATCGCTTTTCGGAGTAATGATCAAGTGATTGTCACTCCCCAAAGAAATAAGCTTGATCTTAAAGAGCTCCCATCTCCGTACCGTTTTTCAGAAGATATCCCCCATCTTTCAAAACGGGTTACTTATATCGAGACAAGCAGAGGCTGTCCATTCAGCTGCCAGTTCTGTTTGTCCTCTATCGAAGTAGGGGTCAGATATTTTGATCGGGAAAAAATTAAAGATGACATCCGCTGGCTGATGGCTAATGGGGCTAAAACAATAAAATTTGTTGACCGAACTTTTAACATCAGCAGAAGTTATGCAATGGAAATGTTTCGTTTTTTAATTGATGAACACCTTCCAGGTACCGTTTTTCAATTTGAAATCACAGCGGATATTATGCGTCCAGAGGTCATTGAGTTTCTTAACCAAGAAGCGCCTGAGGGATTATTTCGTTTTGAAATTGGCGTTCAGTCCACAAATGACTTTACCAATGAGCTTGTAAGAAGAAAGCAAAATTTCAGTAAATTGATGCGGACAGTCACCATGGTCAAAGAAGGCGGGAAAATTGATCAACATTTAGATTTAATTGCCGGCCTTCCGGAAGAGGATTATTCCTCTTTCCGCCAAACATTTAATGATGTGTTTGACATGAGGCCTGAAGAACTGCAGCTGGGATTTTTGAAGATGCTTCGCGGAACTGGGGTTCGCTTGCGAGCGGATGAACATCAATATGTTTATATGGATCATTCTCCATATGAAATTTTAAGTAACAACGTTCTTTCTTTTGATGATGTGATCAGAATTAAACAAGTGGAAGATGTGTTAGAAAAATATTGGAATGATCATCGTATGGATTATACTGTTGAATATTTAGTCAGCAAAGTATTTGAAACTCCATTTGAATTCTTTCAGGAATTCGGTTCTTATTGGGACGAGCAGGGCTGGTCAAGAATTGGCCATCAACTTGAAGACTTATTTAGAAGACTGGATGCTTTTTTGAAGCAAAAAACGGTTGAACACCATGACATTATTACTGGTCTGATGAAATATGATTATTTAAAAAATCATAAATTCAAGCCAAGAAAACCATGGTGGGCCCAATCAACTGATAAAGGCATACGAACCAAAATGTATAAACAAATTATTGAAAGTCCTAAACTTTTAGGAAAAGACTTTTTGGAGCTTAACCTTGGGGAAATGGAGTTATACAAGCATACTGTACTTGAGGAGCTTTCCTTTGACTTACAAAAATATTTACAATTTGGAGAAATTCAAAGGGGCTCTGCCTTTTTACTAACGTACTTTGATCCAACCAATAATAAAGCAATGTTGTTTCCTTTTTTTGAAAAATAA
- a CDS encoding 2-oxoacid:acceptor oxidoreductase family protein has translation MSILPNKNELGFFEIRLESIGGLGANLAGKMLAEAGVLGLGLNGSNFSSYGSEKKGTPVKSFIRFCEPGTAIRDHSPIEQPHVVGVFHEALYKTISVVSGLNAGGIVLVNTARDFDDVKSDLKLEYGTLAIVDALTIAVEEKTKVNTAMLGALFRICDFLDPDAMRKVIRKTFEKKYPHLVEPNLRTFDRGYNEVRFKTYEVPAEAEGKAFTRPFPMLGYHTQELGGVITAQANSILKDLSGSRQGFLPEFQQEKCINCAACDNVCPDYCFVWEEGEDKKGRKQMFLKGIDYQYCKGCLKCVEACPTDALSDLREMMGYADENRVKQNFPYVAGGNF, from the coding sequence ATGTCTATTTTACCGAATAAAAATGAACTAGGATTTTTTGAAATCCGCTTGGAATCTATCGGCGGCCTTGGAGCGAATCTAGCGGGGAAAATGCTGGCAGAGGCTGGAGTTTTGGGGCTTGGTTTAAACGGATCGAACTTCTCATCCTATGGTTCTGAGAAGAAGGGGACACCAGTTAAAAGTTTTATCCGATTTTGTGAACCGGGAACAGCTATTCGTGATCACAGCCCTATTGAACAGCCTCATGTTGTAGGTGTATTTCATGAGGCACTTTATAAAACGATAAGCGTCGTCAGCGGCTTAAATGCCGGTGGGATTGTTCTGGTCAATACAGCGCGTGATTTTGATGATGTAAAATCTGATCTAAAACTGGAATATGGCACGCTTGCCATCGTGGATGCGCTAACGATTGCTGTTGAAGAAAAAACAAAAGTAAATACAGCTATGCTTGGAGCCCTCTTCCGTATTTGTGATTTTCTTGATCCAGATGCAATGAGAAAGGTCATCCGCAAAACATTTGAGAAAAAATATCCGCACTTGGTGGAACCAAATTTGCGTACATTTGACCGCGGTTATAATGAAGTACGCTTCAAAACATATGAAGTTCCTGCGGAAGCAGAAGGAAAAGCTTTTACACGCCCGTTTCCAATGTTAGGCTATCATACACAGGAGCTCGGAGGAGTGATCACAGCTCAGGCAAATAGTATTTTAAAAGATTTAAGCGGATCACGCCAAGGGTTCCTTCCGGAATTTCAACAGGAAAAATGTATCAATTGCGCTGCCTGTGATAATGTCTGCCCTGATTACTGTTTTGTATGGGAAGAAGGAGAAGACAAAAAGGGCAGAAAGCAAATGTTCCTTAAAGGGATCGATTATCAATATTGCAAAGGCTGTTTAAAATGCGTTGAAGCCTGTCCGACAGATGCATTAAGTGATCTCCGTGAAATGATGGGTTACGCAGACGAAAATCGAGTGAAGCAAAACTTTCCGTATGTTGCAGGAGGTAATTTTTAA
- a CDS encoding thiamine pyrophosphate-dependent enzyme: MAILEDKLTEQTAAEQISTFESGNEMAAMAAAQINYHIMGYFPITPSTEVAQFLDQMKTRGEHDIMLIPADGEHGSAGICYGAAATGARVFNATSANGFLYMIEQLPVQAGTRFPMVLNLVTRAVSGPLDIRGDHSDLYYGLNTGWVILTARTPQAVYDMNIMALKIAEHSKVRLPVIVAYDGFWTSHQKRRVEYFKDRTVVQQFVGECPTDYNFIRDPKLPVTIGAHMNGEDLMNNHFQQSEAIYHAGEVLKEVAAEYAKLSGREYPVLDLYKMDDAEVAVFLLNSAAESAKDVVDKLREQGIKAGVISPNILRPFPAKEIREALKNVKSLLVGERADSYGAHGPNLTHEIKSALQDDRNNQTIVLSRVFGMGGKDFYPSDAEAFFQMAISAMEKGVAEKPFDYYGHVPGDPEKILKPVIEPQHGDVYKSGLIEVKMDEATNKLKVKIPPLRMLTSKPKRIASGHGACPGCGIFGGLELFFKGIEGDIVTLFQTGCAYVTTTSYPYSSHKQTMMHNLFQNGAATLSGTVEAFMELKRRGEIQVADDATFVMITGDGGMDIGMGSAIGTALRGHKLIMLEYDNEGYMNTGSQLSYSTPLGHMTSTSGVGKAQQGKTFHHKDTVQIMASTNIPYVFTGSEAFPQDLVKKGAKAQWYAQNVGPVFGKLLITCPLNWKSEDRYGTKILEEAVNSCFFPLYEVEQGVTTITYNPEEKNKRVSVTEWFKYMGKTKHLLKEENKPLLEAFEDEVEKRWQRLKAKHENPLL, translated from the coding sequence ATGGCAATTTTAGAGGATAAATTAACTGAACAAACGGCAGCAGAACAAATTTCTACTTTTGAATCCGGCAATGAGATGGCGGCGATGGCGGCTGCCCAAATCAATTATCATATTATGGGCTATTTCCCAATTACCCCTTCCACTGAAGTGGCCCAATTTTTAGATCAAATGAAAACACGCGGAGAGCATGATATTATGCTGATTCCTGCTGATGGCGAACATGGTTCAGCGGGGATCTGCTATGGTGCTGCAGCAACTGGGGCGAGGGTGTTTAATGCTACTAGCGCAAATGGATTTTTATATATGATTGAACAGCTGCCAGTTCAAGCTGGTACCCGCTTTCCAATGGTATTAAATCTTGTCACACGTGCGGTTAGCGGCCCGCTCGATATTCGTGGAGATCATTCTGATTTATATTATGGGTTAAATACAGGGTGGGTTATTTTAACGGCAAGAACACCGCAGGCTGTTTATGATATGAATATCATGGCGCTTAAGATTGCTGAACATTCTAAAGTCCGCCTGCCTGTAATTGTTGCATACGATGGTTTCTGGACCTCCCATCAAAAACGGAGAGTTGAATATTTCAAAGATCGGACGGTTGTTCAGCAATTTGTAGGGGAATGCCCGACTGATTACAATTTTATCAGAGATCCAAAACTGCCGGTAACCATCGGTGCCCATATGAATGGTGAAGATCTTATGAATAACCATTTCCAACAATCAGAAGCGATTTACCATGCAGGAGAAGTATTGAAAGAAGTCGCGGCTGAATATGCAAAATTATCAGGTAGAGAGTATCCTGTTTTAGATTTATATAAAATGGATGATGCGGAAGTTGCTGTATTCCTGCTAAATTCTGCAGCCGAGTCAGCAAAGGATGTCGTCGACAAGCTTCGTGAACAAGGAATTAAAGCTGGAGTTATCAGTCCGAATATTCTTCGTCCTTTCCCGGCAAAGGAGATCCGCGAAGCACTGAAAAATGTGAAATCATTACTGGTCGGAGAACGGGCAGATTCCTATGGTGCACATGGACCGAACTTGACACATGAAATCAAGTCCGCTCTTCAGGATGACAGGAATAACCAAACAATTGTTCTAAGCCGTGTGTTTGGTATGGGCGGTAAAGACTTTTATCCTAGTGATGCTGAGGCCTTCTTCCAAATGGCAATTTCAGCTATGGAAAAAGGAGTGGCGGAAAAGCCATTTGATTACTATGGCCATGTTCCAGGTGACCCAGAAAAAATCCTAAAGCCTGTGATTGAACCTCAGCATGGTGATGTTTACAAATCAGGTTTAATTGAAGTTAAAATGGATGAAGCAACAAATAAGCTAAAGGTGAAAATTCCTCCACTGCGCATGTTGACATCCAAACCGAAACGAATTGCTTCCGGTCACGGTGCTTGTCCTGGGTGCGGAATTTTTGGCGGTCTTGAATTATTCTTCAAAGGTATTGAAGGTGATATCGTCACATTGTTCCAAACAGGCTGTGCATATGTTACGACCACTTCATACCCATATAGTTCTCATAAGCAGACGATGATGCATAACCTGTTCCAAAATGGGGCGGCAACATTGTCAGGCACGGTGGAAGCCTTTATGGAATTAAAACGCAGGGGTGAAATTCAAGTCGCTGATGACGCTACATTTGTCATGATTACAGGTGATGGCGGTATGGACATCGGAATGGGTTCCGCTATTGGAACAGCACTTCGCGGACATAAATTAATCATGCTGGAATATGATAATGAAGGTTATATGAATACTGGCTCACAATTGTCTTATTCAACACCGCTTGGCCATATGACAAGTACATCTGGTGTAGGAAAAGCTCAACAAGGAAAAACGTTCCATCATAAGGATACAGTTCAAATTATGGCTTCTACTAATATTCCATATGTATTCACCGGATCAGAAGCATTCCCTCAAGATCTTGTTAAAAAAGGTGCAAAAGCCCAATGGTATGCACAAAATGTGGGCCCGGTTTTTGGAAAACTATTAATTACTTGTCCGTTAAACTGGAAATCAGAAGATCGTTACGGTACAAAAATTCTTGAAGAAGCCGTTAACTCCTGTTTCTTCCCGTTATACGAAGTTGAACAAGGTGTAACAACTATTACCTATAATCCGGAAGAAAAGAATAAACGGGTTTCAGTAACTGAATGGTTTAAATATATGGGTAAGACTAAGCATCTATTAAAAGAAGAGAACAAACCCCTCTTAGAAGCTTTTGAGGACGAAGTTGAAAAAAGATGGCAACGCCTGAAAGCTAAGCATGAAAATCCATTACTATAA